The sequence CATAATTTTtactttaaaaaaatcataatttttCAGTGACGTCGTCATTGTAAAAGCTAAATTCGTCACAAAGGGAGGTAAGTCTTTAGGTTGCCAACATAATTAATATACCGGTGTGACCAATCACGCTTGCAGCTATAGCTTAATTTCGTGTGTCAGACATGCATATCGACCAACGGTAGTGAAGCTATTAGCAGGAGCAGGGTCGAGCACAATGATATAGCTACGGAAATCAACCCAATACTTGCCGCTGCGTGTCTCGCCAGAAGACAAGAGCGACATGATTCACGCATCGACTGATTTAAGCTACACACTTCGGAGATCGAAAAGTTTTCGATTCCCAGTCCTGAGTCCTGACGGGAATGAAAGAACATACTACTCAAGAACACCAAAAGAAATCACGACGACACAAGTTGTAGACATGCTGCTAGCTTGCGCATGATCCCATCCTCAGTAGTGCCCATCATCACATGCCCGTAGGAAGCACCGCCATGCATGGCGCGATGTAGGTGATCTCCCTACAGGCAGCTCATCGATCAGTCGTAGAGCGGCGGGCACTTGAACCCCGGCGGCGCGTGCTTGCCGCAGGTGATGAGCAGCTCGAGCGCGACGGGGAGGTAGATGTTGATGTTGAGCAGGCGCGCGCGGATGGTGGTGCAGAGGCAGAGCGCCGCGTCCAGGTCCGCGACCCCCTGCACCAGCGGGCAGCACTTGGACTTGGCCTCCCGCCCGATCACCAGGTGGATCAGCCCGCTCAGCACGTCCACGCACGCGTTCAACTTCAGCGCGTCGATCGGGCACGTtcgccccgccggcggcgtcggcgtcggcgtcggaggcacgtacggcggcgatggcggcacgTACGGCGGGACgtagggcggcgacggcggcacgtACGGCGGGACGtagggcggcgtcggcggcacgtacggcggcgacggcggcacgtacggcggcgacggcggcacgtacggtggcgacggcggcacgTACGGCGGCACgtacggcggcgtcggcggcacgtacggcggcgacggcggcacgtACGGCGGGACGtagggcggcgtcggcggcacgTACGGCGGAGACGGACGCGGCGTCGGAGGGGTGTACGGCGGCACGTAGGGCGGAGACGGCCGCGGCGTTGGCGGGGTGTACGGCGGCACGTAAGGCGGCGACGGCCGAGGCGTCGGAGGAGTGTACGGCGGGTTGCAGGGCGGGCAGCTGGAGGGAGGCTTGCCGTGGTGCTTTGGCGGCTTGCCGTGGTGGGGTGGcttgccgtggccgccgccggagccggagccggggtAAGGCCTtgagccggagccgccgccactgccgggcGCCGGGTACCACGGGCGCCGGGGGCCgtgcccgccaccgccgccaggcGCCGGCGGGGGGCAGTTGCTCGACGCCAGCGTCCCGGGCAGGACGACCGCGGCGAACATCATCAGAAGGACGAGAACGGAGGCAGCGGAGGTGGTGGCCATTGCGCCGGCTCAATGCAAGCTCAGCACAGCGATGGGCGATGCCCGTGACGGGACGTGCACACTGCTCGCGTCCCCTTTAATAGAGGAGCGTGTCACGGCTGGGCGGGCGATCAAGTGAAGTGGAGCACACTTGCACACTGACACTGAGGTCGCTCTGTTGCACGATGGCAATCTCACAGGTTAACACCACGTGTCGAATCGTCAAGGCATGAGCCAGCCTGCAACCGCGATTTGTCAACGCTAACCACGGTCGCGTCTCCGCAATCCCACATCCACTGCCGGATAAATCGCGTGCGCGACGGATCCATGCGCAGGTGGCCGGCACGCGGCGAGGAGCCGAGGACGCGCGCGCAAGCTGCCAACGGCCGGGGGCTCACGGGGGCGTCCGCTTCctgcttccagcagcagcagcagctagccggGCGTGCGTGCTCGCTCGCCCGGAACACGGCGAGGCGATGGCGCGGGGGCCGACGCGCCGGGTGAGCTCGAGGCTtcgcgggcggcggccaggggcaTTGCGGAGACTGACGTGGTTGTCCTCTGCGGACACGGCGCGCGCCCGTGACCCGCCGCCTGGTTTGGAGCCTTCCGGCGCTGGCCGCGCCGGGCTCTTCTCGCCGTGCGGCGCGGGGTCGTCGGCCAGGGTCACGCGCGCACCCCTGTGATCGCCTCATGGCCGTCTCGGGAGTCAGGAGAGCTGCTGCGGTGTCTGGCTCTCTGCTTCCATGTGCGCCCGTGCGCGGACAACGGCGAGCGACGGGTGCGTGGCGCGCCCTCGTGAGCGGGCTGAACTGCTTGATCGTCCTGGTCCTGGCTAAACGCTGGGTGGATATGAAATGATGCCTGGACGAATTCAGCAATGTAGGGGTCACAGGTTTCAAAGACTGTTCATGCGTGACAGCTGGGGGATAAGATCTCTGCTTGATTTTTTTCCTCGAGAGAATAGTTGCAGGTTCAGCTAGGGTTTGGCTTGGTTTAGTTTAACACACTGGATTCAGAACTCCGATGCTGTACACCCAACGGAGAATCTTTGATTCAGAGGTGAACACTGATGCTGTATGCCCAACCGGACCTTCATTCAGGAGCTGGGCGCCTCAACTATTCCGGCCCTGAATTTCTTTGGGAATTCCTGGTGGAGTATAAACAGACGAACATTAACTTGCCATGCCAATGTATAATCACAATGCGCAAGTGATAATGGATCAGATTAATCTGAAACACCTGTACCTTTGCCCCAAAAAATGTGGACACCTGCACAGCCTATGCTACTCACCCTCAGCCAAACACCAAACACAGTGTTAGCTGATGTAATGCCCTTGTACTTATATAGGCCCTAGAGTTAGGAGACGTATACTTTGTTACTTTCATCAGCAATAGAATTTTACTTTCACACATCAACGGCACTCCCATTGCAGCTGATACAACTCCCATCAAGATCACTCAGCTGGCTGCACACCAATCATTCTACCCATGATTATTACTATAATTATTATTACATGATGCAATCAGATACATTGTTATCTCGCTTTGGCAGTCAGCCACAGTGGTTGACCCGAGCGAGACATCTGGGGGGTGCATGTCACACCTCCAGGTATCGGCAGTTAACATCAAAGCTAATTTTGCTATACAAATAAACCAAACAAGCGTCCAGCAACCGGAACAATCAGCAATCTGCTCTTCTGTTACAACAGAACC comes from Panicum virgatum strain AP13 chromosome 4K, P.virgatum_v5, whole genome shotgun sequence and encodes:
- the LOC120702749 gene encoding 36.4 kDa proline-rich protein-like → MATTSAASVLVLLMMFAAVVLPGTLASSNCPPPAPGGGGGHGPRRPWYPAPGSGGGSGSRPYPGSGSGGGHGKPPHHGKPPKHHGKPPSSCPPCNPPYTPPTPRPSPPYVPPYTPPTPRPSPPYVPPYTPPTPRPSPPYVPPTPPYVPPYVPPSPPYVPPTPPYVPPYVPPSPPYVPPSPPYVPPSPPYVPPTPPYVPPYVPPSPPYVPPYVPPSPPYVPPTPTPTPPAGRTCPIDALKLNACVDVLSGLIHLVIGREAKSKCCPLVQGVADLDAALCLCTTIRARLLNINIYLPVALELLITCGKHAPPGFKCPPLYD